A genomic segment from Myxococcales bacterium encodes:
- a CDS encoding DUF1003 domain-containing protein, translated as MVATADMLAEVPIFALLDESERAALAERVEVERHAAGAFVFRAGDPGDRLFVVRSGKVELFFQNDTGDRIVLETAGVGDFFGEMSLLDGGPRMASAEVIEDLDAVVVDREDLDELFRIRPAAAMDMLTATGKRLRETTKLLRHTASRNVNREEHDARSWVMIAADVISAFTGSLPFLFIHVVLFALWIGLNVRPLSTSHIGGFDPFPFGLLTMAVSLEAIILSVFVLLSQNRQAERDRVRNDVEYEVNLKAELEIAHLHVTVDDMHGAFVARLAAIEKQLARSAERP; from the coding sequence ATGGTTGCAACGGCGGACATGTTGGCGGAGGTGCCCATCTTTGCGTTGCTCGACGAGAGCGAGCGCGCGGCGCTCGCGGAGCGCGTCGAGGTCGAGCGTCACGCGGCCGGCGCCTTCGTCTTCCGCGCTGGAGATCCGGGCGATCGACTCTTCGTCGTTCGCTCCGGCAAGGTCGAACTCTTCTTTCAGAACGACACTGGTGATCGAATCGTCTTGGAGACGGCGGGCGTGGGCGACTTCTTCGGGGAGATGTCCTTGCTCGATGGCGGCCCGCGCATGGCCTCCGCGGAGGTGATCGAAGATCTGGATGCCGTGGTCGTCGATCGCGAAGACCTCGACGAGCTCTTCCGGATTCGCCCCGCCGCCGCCATGGACATGCTCACCGCGACGGGAAAGCGGCTCCGCGAAACGACCAAGCTTCTACGCCACACGGCCTCGCGAAACGTGAACCGCGAGGAGCACGACGCCCGAAGCTGGGTGATGATCGCGGCCGACGTCATCAGCGCCTTCACCGGCAGCCTGCCGTTCCTCTTCATCCACGTGGTGCTCTTCGCCCTCTGGATCGGGCTCAACGTGCGCCCGCTCTCGACGTCGCACATCGGCGGCTTTGATCCCTTCCCCTTCGGCTTGCTCACCATGGCCGTCTCGCTCGAGGCCATCATCCTGAGCGTCTTCGTCCTCCTCTCGCAGAATCGGCAGGCGGAGCGCGACCGCGTGCGCAACGACGTCGAGTACGAGGTGAATCTCAAGGCTGAGCTGGAGATCGCCCACCTTCACGTGACGGTCGATGACATGCACGGCGCCTTCGTCGCGCGCCTTGCGGCCATCGAGAAGCAGCTCGCGCGCAGCGCTGAGCGCCCTTGA
- a CDS encoding cupin domain-containing protein: MPSPKDRPPFILSSADVPEKSGKYPNSDEPLAPARAIGRAAGLLRIGLHVQRVAPGQRVSWPHAEEDEEEFVYVLDGEIDAWVDGELHRMSAGDLAAFPAGTGICHTFLNNGSHEATLLVGGEARKPDSRIFYPLHPQRKADMPWSNWWDGAPARPQGPHDGKPDALRDGAASFK; this comes from the coding sequence ATGCCGAGCCCGAAGGACCGCCCCCCGTTCATCCTCTCCAGCGCCGACGTGCCCGAGAAATCCGGCAAGTACCCGAACAGCGACGAGCCGCTCGCTCCGGCTCGCGCGATTGGGCGCGCCGCCGGGCTCCTCCGCATTGGGCTTCATGTTCAGCGCGTAGCGCCCGGCCAGCGCGTGTCGTGGCCGCACGCCGAAGAGGACGAGGAGGAGTTCGTCTACGTGCTCGACGGCGAGATCGACGCCTGGGTCGACGGCGAGCTCCACCGAATGAGCGCGGGCGATCTCGCGGCGTTTCCCGCTGGCACCGGCATCTGCCACACGTTCTTGAACAACGGCTCGCACGAGGCGACGCTGCTCGTCGGCGGCGAGGCGCGAAAACCCGACAGCCGCATCTTCTATCCGCTGCACCCGCAGCGGAAGGCCGACATGCCCTGGAGCAACTGGTGGGACGGCGCTCCCGCGCGACCGCAGGGACCGCACGATGGCAAGCCGGATGCGCTTCGCGACGGGGCGGCGTCGTTTAAGTAG
- a CDS encoding DUF4336 domain-containing protein, with amino-acid sequence MLEPLTDDVWTAASPLRFFGLEVGTRMTVVRLPSGGLFVHSPIALDADVREAVDALGPVTAIVAPCLFHHRFVGEWAQAYPAASVSACPGLDAKRKDVAWSRVLRDEPADEWKGSLEQTFFGGLPVSNEVVFFHRKSKTLISSDLIFNLASHGSGVTRAVAFMLGHRKPSPTLIERMLVKDRAAARQQIDRMVAWGAERLVFAHGELVLEDGTSVLREGYLWL; translated from the coding sequence ATGCTCGAACCGCTCACCGATGACGTTTGGACCGCCGCGAGTCCGCTTCGCTTCTTCGGACTCGAGGTCGGCACCCGCATGACCGTGGTGCGCCTCCCGAGCGGCGGCCTCTTCGTGCATTCGCCCATCGCGCTCGACGCCGACGTGCGCGAGGCCGTCGACGCGCTCGGGCCCGTGACCGCCATCGTCGCGCCCTGCCTGTTTCACCATCGGTTCGTAGGCGAGTGGGCGCAGGCTTACCCCGCCGCCTCCGTCTCGGCGTGTCCCGGTCTCGACGCGAAGCGCAAAGACGTCGCGTGGAGTCGTGTCCTTCGCGACGAGCCCGCGGACGAGTGGAAGGGCTCGCTCGAACAGACCTTCTTCGGCGGGCTCCCCGTGTCCAACGAGGTGGTCTTCTTTCACCGGAAGTCCAAGACGCTCATTTCGAGCGACCTCATCTTCAACCTCGCTTCGCACGGCTCCGGCGTCACGCGTGCGGTGGCGTTCATGCTCGGCCACAGAAAGCCAAGCCCCACCCTGATCGAGCGCATGCTGGTGAAAGATCGCGCCGCCGCCCGACAACAGATCGACCGCATGGTCGCGTGGGGCGCGGAGCGCCTCGTCTTCGCGCATGGAGAGCTCGTCCTGGAAGACGGAACGAGCGTGCTCCGAGAGGGCTACCTCTGGCTCTAG
- a CDS encoding magnesium transporter CorA family protein, with the protein MTIVLHGPADAPFWVTAIAPTATETQRLRDDLGYDADSLAHAFDRAERPRLRILSGERTFLVVRGPLAQTGDIPFSTTPISFLFEARRGLTVLLDDSPLAQRLAAIATAESLAGHPHRIVLESLEAVAEAFLKALAELDRLVDATEDRLERSLGNREVAQLLRYQKSYVYFADVLEASSGVLERLVKVPAVHEDEALLEDALIEFRQARDTADIGRNVLSEMMDAFASIISNNLNVVMKALTAFTVILTIPMTIASLYGMNVELPFARSPHAFLVVSLVSASLGALVAVLFRRRRWL; encoded by the coding sequence GTGACGATCGTGCTTCACGGGCCCGCCGATGCGCCTTTCTGGGTGACGGCAATTGCGCCGACGGCCACCGAAACGCAACGCCTCCGCGACGATCTCGGCTACGACGCCGATTCGCTCGCGCACGCCTTCGATCGAGCCGAGCGGCCCCGGCTTCGAATTCTCTCTGGCGAACGCACGTTCCTCGTCGTCCGCGGGCCACTCGCCCAAACGGGAGACATCCCCTTCAGCACGACCCCCATCTCGTTTCTGTTCGAGGCCCGACGGGGCCTGACCGTCCTGCTCGACGACTCTCCCCTCGCCCAGCGACTGGCGGCTATCGCCACCGCGGAGTCGCTTGCAGGACACCCGCACCGGATCGTCCTCGAGAGCCTCGAGGCCGTCGCAGAGGCGTTCCTAAAGGCCCTCGCGGAGCTCGACCGGCTCGTCGACGCCACCGAGGATCGCCTCGAGCGTTCACTCGGCAACCGCGAGGTGGCCCAGTTGCTCCGCTATCAGAAGTCCTATGTCTACTTCGCCGACGTGCTCGAAGCCTCGAGCGGCGTGCTGGAGCGCCTCGTCAAGGTTCCCGCCGTGCACGAAGACGAGGCTCTCCTTGAGGACGCGCTCATCGAGTTTCGCCAGGCGCGGGACACGGCCGACATCGGCCGGAACGTCTTGTCGGAAATGATGGATGCCTTCGCCTCGATTATCTCCAACAACCTCAACGTCGTCATGAAGGCGCTCACGGCGTTCACGGTCATCCTCACGATCCCCATGACCATCGCGAGCCTCTACGGAATGAACGTAGAGCTCCCTTTCGCTCGGTCACCACACGCCTTCCTCGTCGTGTCTCTTGTGTCGGCCAGCCTCGGCGCCCTGGTGGCGGTGCTCTTCCGCCGACGGCGGTGGCTCTGA
- a CDS encoding LysM peptidoglycan-binding domain-containing protein gives MPVATPPKAQASAAPKSDPAKEPKGDDAKTPEAKNEAKPDAKAEKAVTPPAPAKPAEAKVAQKPAPKPAAPAKGVTKKAASSKAPARVARGTRVPDAAARRQVAGGATAEDAVSGAESPELATLREVERELFPSAQPTTDVFAALPSSAGRTEEAGPRVFATGLPATSSRLAPAAAEGTKDLSFLTGLVLPELPIRWEPRLVRYLEFFRDDPRGRATMSLWLRRSGRYAETLRKTLRKKGVPEDLMWLSMIESGFDPTIRSPAGAVGLWQFMADTGRQYGLSSDRWLDRRMSVQSATEAAAEFLADLHKRFGSWELAMAAYNMGYGGLLVVVRKYNSNDYWNLSQLEGALPWETTLYVPKILAAAIVARNPQRFGYGDLTMESAPDVEDVFVAPGTPLTAIAKAANVTVKDLEVLNPELRAGRAPPLGEDDAKTTTFPVKVPAGKAQNVLANLQKQKREETPLERYVVRFGEALDAIATARGTTTARLSELNAIAPGEVLRGGTVLLVPRAEKATASATTSSGEDSNKPPVVVPADVFVYPDRKRVFYRVTPGDSLRDVAAAFSVSVDDIRRWNTLDPQGRLHEGMTLQVFVPEGADLSKVVSLAEGDVRPLVVGSDEFFAHFESLKGRKRLVLLARAGDTLESMGKKYGLSVASMERINRRGRGETLKEGDKVVVYASETVATPSNAQAKTSAAGGASAMGSAAAHEGPALSGVSGPEPLGALPPAPMPERLPKGK, from the coding sequence TTGCCTGTTGCGACGCCGCCGAAGGCGCAAGCGTCGGCAGCACCGAAGAGCGACCCGGCGAAGGAGCCCAAGGGAGACGACGCCAAGACGCCTGAAGCGAAGAACGAGGCGAAGCCCGACGCGAAAGCGGAGAAGGCCGTGACGCCACCGGCGCCCGCCAAGCCGGCAGAGGCGAAGGTCGCGCAGAAGCCCGCGCCGAAGCCGGCCGCGCCGGCGAAGGGCGTGACCAAGAAGGCAGCGTCTTCGAAGGCCCCGGCGCGCGTCGCGCGCGGAACGCGGGTGCCCGACGCCGCCGCGAGGCGCCAAGTGGCGGGCGGCGCAACGGCGGAAGACGCCGTCTCCGGCGCCGAGAGCCCCGAGCTCGCGACGCTGCGCGAGGTGGAGCGCGAGCTGTTCCCCTCGGCGCAACCGACGACGGACGTGTTCGCGGCGCTTCCCTCCTCCGCAGGCCGCACGGAAGAGGCCGGGCCGCGTGTCTTTGCGACGGGGTTGCCCGCTACGTCATCGCGCCTCGCACCGGCAGCGGCCGAGGGAACGAAGGATCTGTCGTTCCTGACGGGGCTCGTCTTGCCGGAGCTGCCCATACGGTGGGAGCCGCGCCTCGTGCGCTACCTCGAGTTCTTTCGGGACGATCCGCGCGGTCGCGCGACCATGTCGCTGTGGCTGCGTCGCTCGGGACGCTACGCCGAGACGTTGCGCAAGACGCTGCGAAAGAAGGGCGTTCCGGAGGACTTGATGTGGCTCTCGATGATCGAGAGCGGCTTCGATCCGACGATCCGCTCGCCGGCGGGGGCCGTTGGGCTGTGGCAGTTCATGGCGGACACCGGGAGGCAATACGGGCTCTCGAGCGATCGCTGGCTCGATCGGCGCATGAGCGTGCAGTCTGCAACAGAAGCGGCCGCCGAGTTCCTCGCGGACTTGCATAAGCGCTTCGGTAGCTGGGAGCTCGCGATGGCGGCCTACAACATGGGCTACGGCGGTCTCCTGGTGGTCGTGCGCAAGTACAACAGCAACGACTATTGGAACCTGTCGCAGCTTGAGGGCGCGCTCCCCTGGGAGACGACGCTCTACGTCCCAAAGATCCTCGCCGCCGCCATCGTGGCGCGCAATCCCCAGCGTTTTGGCTACGGCGATCTCACGATGGAGTCAGCGCCTGACGTGGAGGACGTGTTCGTGGCGCCGGGCACGCCGCTCACCGCCATCGCGAAGGCCGCGAACGTGACGGTGAAAGATCTGGAGGTCCTGAATCCGGAGCTTCGCGCGGGCCGCGCGCCGCCGTTAGGCGAAGACGACGCGAAGACCACGACCTTCCCGGTGAAGGTGCCGGCGGGCAAGGCGCAGAACGTGCTCGCGAACCTGCAGAAGCAGAAGCGCGAGGAGACGCCGCTCGAGCGGTACGTGGTGCGCTTCGGCGAGGCGCTGGACGCCATCGCGACGGCGCGCGGAACCACGACGGCGCGGCTCAGCGAGCTGAACGCTATCGCGCCCGGTGAGGTCCTTCGCGGCGGGACCGTCCTTTTGGTGCCGCGCGCCGAGAAGGCGACGGCGAGCGCGACGACCTCGAGCGGAGAAGACTCGAACAAGCCGCCGGTGGTCGTGCCGGCGGACGTGTTTGTGTACCCCGATCGCAAGCGCGTGTTCTACCGCGTGACGCCCGGCGACAGCCTTCGCGACGTGGCGGCAGCGTTCAGCGTCTCGGTCGATGACATCCGGCGGTGGAACACGCTCGATCCGCAGGGGCGCCTGCACGAAGGCATGACGCTCCAGGTGTTCGTGCCAGAAGGGGCCGACCTCTCCAAGGTGGTCTCGCTGGCTGAAGGCGACGTGAGACCGCTGGTCGTGGGGTCGGACGAGTTCTTCGCTCACTTCGAGAGCCTGAAGGGGCGAAAGCGGCTCGTGCTCCTCGCGCGTGCGGGCGACACGCTCGAGTCGATGGGCAAGAAGTACGGCCTCTCGGTGGCGTCGATGGAGCGGATCAACCGACGCGGCCGCGGAGAGACGCTCAAAGAGGGCGACAAGGTCGTCGTGTATGCCTCCGAGACGGTGGCGACGCCGAGCAACGCGCAAGCGAAGACGAGCGCCGCTGGCGGCGCGAGCGCGATGGGAAGCGCGGCCGCCCACGAGGGCCCAGCGCTCTCGGGCGTGAGTGGGCCCGAGCCGCTAGGAGCGCTTCCGCCCGCGCCGATGCCGGAGCGCTTGCCTAAGGGGAAGTGA
- a CDS encoding VanW family protein: MRKKLAASGVVVAGLFVAAAALAWTSPWPKAWPKEGTLPEGLKVAGEVIAGAGNVDAVIARRATELLSRQVTLALPKEGGEPRVLATATLESLGVGVDRERTKRWVESATTGDVAERLETARAARQGAIDVPLALSFDREKTTSLLAELKEAEDADPVSARLDLAKRTVVPERMGRYLDAHRAADEVARFAGALSRGESPDPRLVLASQAFPPRMSTAFVKALDVSQTLGQFETYFSRRGDQARRAKNIEVAAAKLDGLILAPGELVSFNQVVGDRSEENGFEKAWEIFKGEMKEGVGGGTCQVASTFHAAAVFAGIEILERLPHSRPSAYIPLGLDATVVYPVVDMKMRNPHAFPVAIHTAVEGNKVRFEVLGPKKPGHVVFGREITETLPYARKVEEDPAVPRDRIVVKQHGIRGFRVKRTREIVFANGERRVEMSKDFYPPTFEIFKVAPGFDLAKLPPPAFDPETGEPTAGAAAAVATSTSTSTSTSTSDHEPSPRRRRSSRWWTLQGRTRLRSGRQSRKRRSGFVDNSRRAEILTRMGRNAKNVRWAVEGRRFSRLRFSSRRSPQRRLTPARVQ; this comes from the coding sequence GTGCGGAAGAAGCTCGCTGCATCGGGAGTGGTCGTCGCGGGGCTCTTCGTGGCCGCCGCGGCCCTGGCGTGGACCAGCCCGTGGCCCAAGGCGTGGCCCAAGGAGGGGACCCTCCCCGAGGGCCTGAAGGTCGCCGGCGAAGTCATCGCCGGCGCCGGCAACGTCGACGCCGTCATCGCCAGACGCGCGACGGAGCTGCTCTCGCGCCAGGTGACGCTCGCCTTGCCGAAAGAGGGAGGCGAGCCGCGCGTCCTCGCGACGGCGACGCTCGAGAGCCTCGGCGTGGGCGTCGATCGCGAGCGCACCAAGCGGTGGGTCGAGAGCGCCACCACCGGCGACGTGGCCGAGCGCCTCGAGACCGCGCGCGCCGCACGGCAAGGCGCCATCGACGTTCCCCTGGCGCTCAGCTTCGATCGCGAGAAGACCACGTCGCTCTTGGCCGAGCTCAAGGAAGCGGAAGACGCCGACCCGGTCTCTGCGCGCCTCGATCTGGCGAAGCGCACGGTCGTGCCCGAGCGCATGGGGCGCTACCTCGACGCTCACCGCGCCGCCGATGAGGTCGCCCGCTTCGCCGGCGCGCTGAGCCGAGGCGAGTCGCCTGACCCGCGCCTCGTGCTCGCGAGCCAAGCCTTTCCGCCGCGCATGTCGACGGCCTTCGTGAAGGCGCTCGACGTGTCCCAGACGCTCGGGCAGTTTGAGACGTATTTCTCGCGGAGAGGCGACCAAGCGCGCCGCGCGAAGAACATCGAGGTGGCGGCCGCCAAGCTCGACGGGCTCATCCTCGCGCCCGGCGAGCTCGTGAGCTTCAACCAAGTCGTCGGCGATCGCTCCGAGGAGAACGGCTTCGAGAAGGCTTGGGAGATCTTCAAGGGCGAGATGAAAGAAGGCGTCGGCGGCGGCACGTGCCAGGTGGCCTCCACCTTCCACGCCGCCGCGGTCTTCGCCGGCATCGAGATCCTGGAGCGGCTGCCGCACTCGAGGCCGAGCGCGTACATCCCGCTAGGGCTCGACGCGACGGTGGTCTACCCCGTCGTCGACATGAAGATGCGAAACCCGCACGCGTTCCCCGTGGCGATCCACACGGCCGTAGAGGGAAACAAGGTCCGCTTCGAGGTGCTCGGGCCGAAGAAGCCGGGGCACGTGGTCTTCGGGCGCGAGATCACCGAGACGCTCCCGTACGCGCGGAAGGTCGAAGAAGATCCGGCCGTGCCGCGCGATCGCATCGTTGTGAAGCAACACGGCATCCGCGGCTTCCGCGTCAAGCGCACGCGTGAGATCGTGTTCGCCAACGGCGAGCGGCGTGTCGAGATGTCAAAGGACTTTTATCCGCCGACGTTTGAGATCTTCAAGGTCGCGCCAGGCTTCGATCTGGCCAAGCTGCCTCCGCCGGCTTTTGATCCGGAGACGGGGGAGCCGACTGCGGGGGCGGCGGCGGCCGTCGCGACCTCGACCTCGACCTCGACCTCGACCTCGACCTCGGACCACGAGCCGAGCCCGCGGCGGCGCCGGAGTTCAAGATGGTGGACGCTCCAGGGGCGCACGCGCCTTCGAAGCGGCAGGCAGAGCCGGAAACGACGCTCCGGATTCGTCGATAACAGCCGCCGCGCGGAAATTTTGACGCGCATGGGCCGCAATGCAAAAAACGTCCGATGGGCCGTGGAAGGACGTCGCTTCTCACGATTGCGCTTCTCTTCGCGCCGCTCTCCGCAACGGCGGCTGACGCCGGCGCGGGTGCAGTAG